CAACGGCGACCTCGACCCCGCCGCCGAAATCCGCACCGACACCTACACCGCCAAAACCCTCGATCCCGCCGCCGCCGCCACCCGCTTCTCCGTCTGGAACGACACCCACGACCAGGCCGCCACCATCCAGTCCCTCTTCGGTCTCCGCAACGCCAAGGACGACTTCCTCCTCTGGAACGGCGACCTCAGCAACAACGTCAACGACCCCGCCCTCCTCCCCGGCCTCTACGTCTCCCCAAAAAAAGTGGATCTCGCCAAAGGCCCCCCGATTCTCCTCACCCAAGGCAACCACGACCACCGCGGCCTCCACGCCCGCGGCATGCACCGCTACGTCGACTTCCCCGGCGACCGCTCCTACTACGCCTTCCGCTCCGGTCCCGTCGCCTTCGTCGCCCTCGACACCGGCGAGGACAAGCCCGACACCCACCCCTCCTTCAAAGGCGTCCCCGCCAGCGAACCCCACCTCGCCGAGCAAGCCCGCTGGCTCGCCGAAATCATCGCCCTCCCCGGTTTCCGCGACGCCCCCTACCGCGTCGTCTTCTGCCACATCCCCCTCCGCTGGACCAACGAAGGCCCGCAAGACTACGCCAAAAAAGGCTTCGACCGTGTCAGCCTCCGCGGCCGCGCCGCCTGGCACGACAGCCTCGTGCGCTGGGGCGCGCAAATCATCATCTCCGGCCATGTCCACCGCGCCGGCCTCCTCGCGCCCGACGCCCGCTTCCCCTATGCGCAACTCCTCGGCGGCGGTCCCGGCAGGAGCGCCAACGATCACCCCACCGTCATCACCGGGGACGCCGACGCCCGCCAGTTCCGCATCACCTGCACCCGCGTCGAGGACAACGAAACCCTCCACGACCTCGTCCTCAAACCCCTCGCCTGAACCGTGCCGCGGAAGGGCCAGGGCCGCGTCCCCGTCGCCCGACGTGCGTCAGCGCGCCCGAAGTGGCACGGGCGTCTCGCCTGTGGGGTCGAGTGGCATGGGCGTCCCCGCCCATGTCCGTAGACCTCATGGCCGGGACGCCCATGCCACGCACCCCGACGCCGGTGATATTTATTTTCCCGGCGGACCGGGTCGGGGTTGTTTTTATTCTCGTCCCATTAAAAAATAAAAGCACTTCCCCGCCCCGTCACAACACTGCGGGCATTCGCTTATGAAATCCGCCCTCGCCCTCCTTTCCTCCCTCGCGTTCGCGCTGGCCTCCGCCGCCACCGCGCTCCACGCAGCCGATATCTATTGGGGCGGCGGCACCGGGGCCATCACCGACGACAACTGGTATTCCGACGCCGCCCTCACCACACCCGTCACCCGCACCGCCGCCGATGTCATCAACCTCGCCACTGGCACCCTCCGCATCATCACCACCGCCACCGTCTATGACACCAACATCGCCCCCGGTGCCGGCGACAACGCCGCCGTCATCGTCTCCGGCACATGGAACAACACCAACGGCGAACTCTCCATCGCCCACGGCACCGGCGGCGCCGGCGCGCTCACCATCCTCGCCGGCGGCACCGTCCGCGCCAACACCTTCTACATCGGCAATTACGGCTCCGGCACCTTCCACCTCGCCCAAGGCGCC
This genomic stretch from Termitidicoccus mucosus harbors:
- a CDS encoding metallophosphoesterase, with translation MTHPAMQRRQFITAIGALGATAAAGIQPRLNAAPDAPKPADDGPLLAGTPAVFAPSPSGFTVTLPVRRAAAAWVEYGETKDLGLRAGCDPFGFVPQDDTAVKIRVSGLKPGTRYYWRATLRPNGDLDPAAEIRTDTYTAKTLDPAAAATRFSVWNDTHDQAATIQSLFGLRNAKDDFLLWNGDLSNNVNDPALLPGLYVSPKKVDLAKGPPILLTQGNHDHRGLHARGMHRYVDFPGDRSYYAFRSGPVAFVALDTGEDKPDTHPSFKGVPASEPHLAEQARWLAEIIALPGFRDAPYRVVFCHIPLRWTNEGPQDYAKKGFDRVSLRGRAAWHDSLVRWGAQIIISGHVHRAGLLAPDARFPYAQLLGGGPGRSANDHPTVITGDADARQFRITCTRVEDNETLHDLVLKPLA